In Elaeis guineensis isolate ETL-2024a chromosome 1, EG11, whole genome shotgun sequence, a genomic segment contains:
- the LOC105035543 gene encoding auxin-responsive protein IAA4 isoform X1: MGGGNNGSPSSSIDSSSHPALSTASSLSQPRRDLSTDLRLGLSLSASSLQDSSSSARDQLSDWPPIKPLLRSTLAEKGHQIQRQSATFFVKVYMEGIPIGRKLDLFALDGYDGLIKTLRRMFRTSIMRPDIAQVPTSKDHVLTYEDKEGDWMMVGDVPWEMFLTTVKRLKITRADKC; the protein is encoded by the exons ATGGGAGGAGGAAACAACGGTTCGCCTTCTTCATCCATCGACAGCAGCAGCCACCCTGCTCTCTCCACTGCATCTTCTCTCTCTCAGCCAAGGAGAGACTTGAGCACAGATCTAAGGCTAGGACTTAGCCTGTCAGCCTCCTCTCTGCAGGATAGTTCTTCCAGTGCAAG GGACCAACTATCTGATTGGCCACCGATCAAACCGCTTCTTAGGAGCACACTGGCAGAAAAAGGACATCAGATTCAGAGGCAATCAGCTACATTCTTTGTCAAGGTTTACATGGAGGGGATTCCAATTGGCAGGAAATTGGATCTGTTCGCACTTGATGGCTATGATGGCCTAATAAAGACACTTCGCCGCATGTTTAGGACCTCCATTATGC GCCCTGATATTGCCCAAGTGCCTACCAGTAAGGATCATGTGCTGACCTATGAAGACAAGGAAGGAGACTGGATGATGGTGGGGGATGTCCCATGGGA GATGTTCTTGACCACTGTCAAGAGACTGAAGATCACAAGAGCTGATAAATGTTAG
- the LOC105035543 gene encoding auxin-responsive protein IAA4 isoform X2, with product MGGGNNGSPSSSIDSSSHPALSTASSLSQPRRDLSTDLRLGLSLSASSLQDSSSSARSTLAEKGHQIQRQSATFFVKVYMEGIPIGRKLDLFALDGYDGLIKTLRRMFRTSIMRPDIAQVPTSKDHVLTYEDKEGDWMMVGDVPWEMFLTTVKRLKITRADKC from the exons ATGGGAGGAGGAAACAACGGTTCGCCTTCTTCATCCATCGACAGCAGCAGCCACCCTGCTCTCTCCACTGCATCTTCTCTCTCTCAGCCAAGGAGAGACTTGAGCACAGATCTAAGGCTAGGACTTAGCCTGTCAGCCTCCTCTCTGCAGGATAGTTCTTCCAGTGCAAG GAGCACACTGGCAGAAAAAGGACATCAGATTCAGAGGCAATCAGCTACATTCTTTGTCAAGGTTTACATGGAGGGGATTCCAATTGGCAGGAAATTGGATCTGTTCGCACTTGATGGCTATGATGGCCTAATAAAGACACTTCGCCGCATGTTTAGGACCTCCATTATGC GCCCTGATATTGCCCAAGTGCCTACCAGTAAGGATCATGTGCTGACCTATGAAGACAAGGAAGGAGACTGGATGATGGTGGGGGATGTCCCATGGGA GATGTTCTTGACCACTGTCAAGAGACTGAAGATCACAAGAGCTGATAAATGTTAG